One part of the Microlunatus elymi genome encodes these proteins:
- a CDS encoding aspartate aminotransferase family protein encodes MAELSQILKQATGVLAARGEGVCLYDEQDRRYLDFTAGIGVTSTGHCHPRVVEAAQRQVATLIHAQYTTVMHRPLLSLVDRLGEVLPTGLNRMFFANSGSEAIEAALRLARQATRRPNVIVFHGGFHGRTVAAASMTTSGTKFKGGFSPLMSGVHVAPFPDPTYFGWSIEESTDFALKQLDYVLQTLTQPEETAAFFVEPVLGEGGYVPGNARFFAGLRERADRYGIQLVIDEVQTGFGRTGRFWGEDHFDVRPDVLVTAKGLASGFPLSAIAASDELMAKAWPGSQGGTYGANAVACAAALATLDVIEDEKLVQNAADRGDQLKTALIKIADDHDQLTDVRGLGLMIGAEFRDSEGNPDTTTAAAVQQEAARRGLLLLTCGAWSQVVRFIPALVVNAEEIDEAAGIWSDAVHAVLAR; translated from the coding sequence ATGGCTGAACTCTCACAGATCCTGAAGCAGGCGACCGGCGTGCTGGCCGCACGTGGCGAGGGCGTCTGTCTCTACGACGAACAGGACCGCCGCTACCTGGACTTCACCGCCGGCATCGGGGTGACCAGTACCGGCCACTGCCATCCGCGGGTGGTCGAGGCGGCTCAGCGGCAGGTCGCCACCCTGATCCACGCGCAGTACACGACGGTGATGCATCGACCGCTGCTGAGCCTGGTCGACCGGCTGGGGGAGGTGCTGCCGACCGGGCTGAATCGGATGTTCTTCGCCAACTCGGGTTCGGAGGCGATCGAGGCGGCGCTACGGCTCGCTCGACAGGCCACGCGGCGGCCGAACGTGATCGTCTTCCACGGCGGGTTTCACGGCCGGACCGTCGCCGCCGCATCGATGACGACCTCGGGTACGAAGTTCAAGGGCGGCTTCTCCCCGTTGATGTCGGGTGTGCACGTCGCACCGTTCCCGGATCCGACCTACTTCGGTTGGAGCATTGAGGAATCCACCGACTTCGCCCTCAAGCAGTTGGACTATGTGCTGCAGACGCTGACCCAGCCGGAGGAGACCGCGGCGTTCTTCGTCGAGCCGGTGCTGGGGGAGGGTGGCTACGTGCCCGGTAACGCCCGATTCTTCGCCGGACTGCGGGAGCGGGCCGACCGGTACGGCATCCAGCTGGTGATCGACGAGGTGCAGACCGGCTTCGGCCGGACCGGGAGATTCTGGGGCGAAGATCATTTCGACGTCCGACCGGATGTGCTGGTGACCGCGAAGGGGTTGGCATCCGGCTTCCCGCTGTCGGCCATCGCCGCCTCCGACGAGCTGATGGCCAAGGCCTGGCCGGGCAGCCAGGGCGGCACCTACGGCGCCAATGCGGTCGCCTGTGCGGCGGCACTGGCGACGCTGGACGTGATCGAGGACGAGAAGCTGGTGCAGAACGCCGCCGATCGTGGTGATCAACTGAAGACAGCGTTGATCAAGATCGCCGATGATCATGATCAGCTCACCGATGTACGAGGTCTGGGCCTGATGATCGGGGCCGAATTCCGCGACTCGGAAGGAAATCCGGACACCACCACAGCCGCCGCCGTGCAGCAGGAGGCCGCCCGGCGCGGACTGTTGTTGTTGACCTGTGGTGCGTGGAGTCAGGTGGTCCGCTTCATCCCTGCCCTGGTGGTGAACGCCGAGGAGATCGACGAAGCCGCCGGGATCTGGTCCGACGCGGTGCACGCCGTACTCGCTCGGTGA
- a CDS encoding NAD-dependent succinate-semialdehyde dehydrogenase encodes MNAAAEAAVINAVPKQLFIGGSWSDATDGATLDVRDPATGQTLCSVADASPADGMAALDAAVKTQPEMAALSPRERADILTTAFELLHERIDDLALLMTLEMGKPVAEAKGEITYAAEFFRHFASEAVRIDGGYQTAPAGGSRFLITKQPVGPSILITPWNFPMAMGTRKLGPAIAAGCTSVIKPAEQTPLSMLALAAILAEAGLPAGAVNVITCTDAGAVMEPMIKSGLARKLSFTGSTKIGKLLLEQCADKVLRTSMELGGNAPFIVFDDADLDEAVSGAMAAKMRNMGEACTAANRIYVHADVIDEFAALLAERMGGLRVGRGTEDGVDVGPLIDQATLDKVTRLVADAVDRGARVVTGGSAPDGDGYFYTPTVLTGVARDAAMNSEEIFGPVAPLTPFTEEDEVVGLANATRWGLVGYVYTNDLRRAIRVSEALEFGMVGLNQGVVSNPYAPFGGVKESGLGREGGSIGIDEFLETKYIGITV; translated from the coding sequence ATGAACGCCGCAGCAGAAGCAGCCGTGATCAACGCCGTACCCAAGCAACTCTTCATCGGTGGTTCGTGGAGTGATGCCACCGACGGCGCCACCCTCGACGTGCGGGATCCGGCCACCGGGCAGACGCTCTGTTCGGTTGCCGACGCCTCACCGGCGGACGGAATGGCAGCGCTGGATGCCGCCGTGAAGACCCAACCGGAAATGGCAGCGCTGTCGCCGCGGGAACGAGCCGACATCCTGACCACGGCCTTCGAGTTGCTGCATGAACGCATTGATGATCTTGCGCTGTTGATGACGCTGGAGATGGGCAAGCCGGTCGCCGAGGCCAAGGGAGAGATCACTTATGCGGCCGAGTTCTTCCGGCATTTCGCCTCCGAGGCCGTACGGATCGACGGCGGCTATCAGACCGCGCCGGCCGGCGGCTCCAGGTTCTTGATCACCAAGCAACCGGTCGGGCCGTCGATCTTGATCACGCCGTGGAATTTCCCGATGGCGATGGGCACCCGCAAGCTCGGGCCGGCGATCGCGGCGGGCTGCACCAGCGTGATCAAACCGGCCGAGCAGACACCGCTGTCGATGCTGGCATTGGCTGCAATCCTTGCTGAGGCAGGGCTTCCGGCTGGTGCTGTCAACGTGATCACCTGCACCGACGCCGGTGCCGTGATGGAGCCGATGATCAAGTCCGGGTTGGCCCGCAAGCTGTCCTTCACCGGATCCACCAAGATCGGCAAGCTGTTGCTCGAGCAGTGCGCGGACAAGGTGTTGCGGACCTCGATGGAGCTCGGCGGCAACGCGCCCTTCATCGTCTTCGACGACGCTGATCTTGACGAGGCGGTCAGCGGGGCGATGGCGGCCAAGATGCGCAATATGGGTGAGGCCTGTACGGCGGCGAACCGGATCTACGTGCACGCCGACGTGATCGACGAGTTCGCAGCGTTGCTCGCGGAGCGGATGGGCGGGCTGCGGGTCGGACGCGGCACCGAGGACGGCGTCGACGTCGGTCCGCTGATCGACCAGGCAACGCTGGACAAGGTGACGCGGCTGGTCGCCGACGCGGTCGATCGGGGGGCGCGGGTGGTCACCGGCGGTTCGGCGCCGGACGGCGACGGCTACTTCTACACTCCGACGGTGCTGACCGGCGTGGCCAGGGACGCGGCGATGAACTCGGAGGAGATCTTCGGTCCGGTGGCGCCGCTGACCCCGTTCACCGAGGAGGACGAGGTGGTCGGGCTGGCCAACGCCACTCGCTGGGGGCTGGTCGGTTACGTCTACACCAACGACCTGCGCCGGGCGATCCGGGTCAGCGAGGCGCTGGAGTTCGGCATGGTCGGGCTGAATCAGGGCGTGGTGTCCAACCCGTACGCGCCGTTCGGCGGGGTGAAGGAGTCCGGCCTGGGCCGCGAGGGCGGCTCGATCGGCATCGACGAATTCCTGGAGACGAAGTACATCGGCATCACCGTGTGA
- a CDS encoding DUF2461 domain-containing protein has product MSNFAGFTTEALDFYDDLEVDNSKAFWDAHKQVYQDHVRGPMEALLAGLEREFGPAKIFRPYRDVRFAKDKTPYKTHQGAFVATAEATGWYVELSARGVMVAGGFYHAGPDALARFRRAVADDVRGPELERLLAKLSRSHWETGGDRLKTAPRGFDLDHPRIELLRHRSLTVHKSYGFEPIIHSAELATKIKRDWRQVRPLVEWVSGQVSGTTVHLTR; this is encoded by the coding sequence GTGTCGAACTTCGCCGGATTCACCACCGAGGCCCTGGACTTCTACGACGACCTCGAGGTCGACAACTCCAAGGCGTTCTGGGACGCGCACAAGCAGGTCTACCAAGACCACGTACGCGGGCCGATGGAGGCGCTGCTGGCCGGGCTGGAACGAGAGTTCGGGCCGGCGAAGATCTTCCGGCCCTACCGCGACGTCCGTTTCGCCAAGGACAAGACGCCCTACAAGACCCATCAGGGAGCGTTTGTCGCCACCGCGGAGGCGACGGGTTGGTATGTCGAATTGAGCGCCCGTGGCGTGATGGTGGCGGGCGGCTTTTATCACGCCGGCCCGGACGCGCTGGCCCGCTTTCGCCGCGCAGTTGCCGACGACGTGCGCGGTCCGGAGCTGGAGCGCTTGCTGGCCAAGCTCAGCAGGTCACATTGGGAGACCGGGGGAGACCGGTTGAAGACCGCTCCGCGCGGTTTTGATCTTGATCACCCGAGGATCGAGCTGTTGCGGCACCGATCGCTGACCGTGCACAAGTCGTACGGCTTCGAGCCGATCATCCACTCCGCCGAGCTGGCGACCAAGATCAAGAGGGACTGGCGCCAGGTCAGGCCGCTGGTGGAGTGGGTGTCCGGTCAGGTCAGCGGCACCACGGTGCACCTCACACGGTGA
- a CDS encoding alpha/beta fold hydrolase, producing MSTRDNRSKKSTTVRIQAARLAVTRRIFLLGDRVAPGPLSRWALDLWCTLPGNAGRRRDERPKPGQRSAVIMNGRAIAVETWGTGSPIYLMHGWGGWRGQLGAFVGPLLEAGHRVVAFDAPSHGDSDPGLMGKGRGNGLEFAQALTAVAAVHGRPEAVIAHSFGCATAAVAIRDGLDVGRLLMIAPNVQQSGYLELVGTIFGFGPRTTARLNARIEQLVGGPLAEFDLRTMPDLADRVPTMIIHDQRDKEAPYADAVDLAVAWPNAEFVSTDGLGHQRILRDADVIKRAADFATAGASEPIR from the coding sequence GTGAGCACGAGAGACAACCGATCAAAGAAAAGCACGACCGTACGAATTCAAGCCGCGCGGTTGGCGGTCACCAGGAGGATCTTCCTGCTCGGGGATCGGGTAGCGCCGGGTCCGCTGTCGCGGTGGGCGCTCGACCTGTGGTGCACGTTGCCGGGCAACGCCGGCCGCCGCCGCGATGAGCGACCCAAACCGGGACAGCGCTCTGCCGTGATCATGAACGGTCGCGCGATTGCCGTGGAGACCTGGGGCACCGGCAGCCCGATCTACCTGATGCACGGCTGGGGTGGCTGGCGCGGGCAACTCGGCGCCTTCGTCGGACCGCTGCTGGAAGCTGGCCACCGGGTGGTCGCGTTCGATGCTCCCAGCCACGGCGACTCCGACCCCGGGCTGATGGGCAAGGGGCGCGGCAACGGGCTCGAATTCGCTCAGGCGTTGACGGCGGTGGCGGCCGTGCACGGCAGACCGGAAGCCGTGATCGCCCACTCCTTCGGCTGCGCCACTGCCGCGGTCGCCATCCGAGACGGTCTCGACGTCGGCCGGTTGCTGATGATCGCCCCGAACGTCCAGCAGTCCGGCTATCTGGAGCTGGTCGGCACGATCTTCGGCTTCGGCCCGCGCACAACGGCCCGGCTGAACGCTCGGATCGAGCAGCTGGTCGGCGGCCCGCTGGCCGAGTTCGATCTGCGGACGATGCCCGATCTCGCCGATCGCGTGCCGACGATGATCATCCACGATCAGCGGGACAAGGAGGCGCCGTACGCCGATGCCGTAGACCTTGCCGTCGCCTGGCCGAACGCCGAATTCGTGAGCACCGACGGACTGGGCCACCAACGCATCCTCCGGGACGCCGACGTGATCAAACGGGCAGCAGACTTCGCCACCGCCGGCGCCTCGGAACCGATCCGCTGA
- a CDS encoding TetR/AcrR family transcriptional regulator, whose protein sequence is MSKGAETKSAILHHGVETAYRVGLGRLTIGELARSTGLSKSGLYAHFGSIQSLQLEVLGRAREEFTDSVIRPAVAAPRGEPRVRELFARWADRGLRRAPGCCLFVKAITEFEEQSGPVHDQLIQDHRDLYDSIAQIFRTGITEGHFRDDADPMQFAFALDGVMFAGYHWLPVYGATETEARSRRAFEALLDAVRS, encoded by the coding sequence GTGTCCAAGGGTGCCGAGACCAAGAGTGCGATCCTGCATCACGGTGTGGAGACGGCGTACCGAGTCGGCCTCGGCCGGCTGACCATCGGCGAGCTCGCCCGCAGCACCGGCCTCAGCAAGAGCGGACTCTACGCACACTTCGGATCCATCCAGTCGCTGCAGTTGGAGGTCCTGGGACGCGCTCGAGAAGAGTTCACCGACTCGGTCATCCGGCCCGCGGTCGCCGCACCGCGCGGCGAACCGCGCGTCCGCGAACTCTTCGCCCGCTGGGCCGATCGAGGACTTCGACGTGCTCCCGGATGCTGCCTGTTCGTCAAGGCCATCACGGAATTCGAGGAGCAGAGCGGTCCCGTTCATGATCAACTGATCCAAGATCATCGCGATCTCTACGACAGCATCGCCCAGATCTTCCGGACCGGCATCACCGAGGGGCACTTCCGCGACGACGCGGATCCGATGCAGTTCGCCTTCGCGCTGGACGGCGTGATGTTCGCCGGCTACCACTGGCTGCCCGTCTACGGGGCCACCGAAACCGAAGCTCGATCCCGGCGCGCCTTCGAGGCGCTGCTGGACGCCGTACGCAGCTGA
- a CDS encoding GntR family transcriptional regulator, giving the protein MNNTSRYLEPLVRESTPSIIADKVRDAIGHGDIAAGAQLYEAELARTLGVSRGPLREGLQRLTQEGLLVSIRNRGVFVIEMTPDNVRDMYAVRSAIERAAIGLIIKRDPAGAGASLSDICTRMATATSVAGRSEADIAFHEELVDLSRSPRLKRLHRTLITETRMCINALAESYALSDDRVAEHQAIADAIRAADPQQADRLMLEHMDDALARLVVEE; this is encoded by the coding sequence ATGAACAACACCAGCCGCTACCTCGAACCGCTCGTCCGTGAGTCGACGCCGAGCATCATCGCCGACAAGGTCCGCGACGCGATCGGGCACGGCGACATCGCCGCCGGCGCACAACTCTACGAGGCGGAGCTGGCCCGCACGCTCGGGGTCAGCCGTGGGCCGCTCCGTGAGGGTCTGCAGCGGCTCACCCAGGAAGGTTTGCTGGTCTCGATCCGCAATCGCGGCGTGTTCGTGATCGAGATGACCCCCGACAACGTCCGCGACATGTACGCGGTCCGCAGTGCGATCGAGCGCGCGGCGATCGGCCTGATCATCAAGCGCGACCCGGCCGGAGCCGGCGCGAGCCTGTCCGACATCTGCACTCGGATGGCCACCGCGACCAGTGTGGCGGGGCGTTCCGAGGCCGACATCGCGTTTCACGAAGAACTCGTCGATCTGTCTCGGAGTCCGCGGCTGAAGCGGCTGCACCGGACCCTGATCACCGAGACCCGGATGTGCATCAACGCGCTGGCCGAGAGCTACGCGCTGTCCGACGACCGGGTTGCCGAGCACCAGGCGATCGCCGATGCGATCCGTGCGGCCGACCCGCAACAGGCCGACCGACTGATGCTCGAACACATGGATGACGCGCTCGCCCGGCTGGTCGTGGAGGAGTAA
- a CDS encoding maleate cis-trans isomerase family protein: MITIGLLYPGHSAEDDFAVAEQRFHPDLRLPLVHTAMDSDAHRPEELRAWGSADALELGAAALSPDRPDAIIWACTSGSFVFGWAGAQRQAEELSRRRGLPVSSTSLAFARAADDLDLRRVAVAASYPDDVARLFVDFLGQAGISVAGFGVSDILHASDVGHLTPDQVIELTRAADLDEADAILVPDTAMHTLALVDDLEAAVGKPVLTANQVTVWEGLRLLDAPRSASGLGRLFAGSEDLPTGPTPRS, encoded by the coding sequence ATGATCACCATCGGGCTGCTCTACCCCGGTCACAGCGCCGAGGACGACTTCGCCGTTGCCGAGCAGCGTTTCCACCCCGACCTGCGGTTGCCGTTGGTGCACACCGCAATGGACAGCGACGCTCACCGGCCCGAGGAGTTGCGGGCCTGGGGGAGCGCCGATGCGCTGGAGCTCGGCGCCGCGGCGCTGAGCCCGGACCGGCCGGACGCGATCATCTGGGCCTGCACCAGCGGCAGTTTCGTGTTCGGCTGGGCGGGTGCCCAGCGGCAGGCCGAGGAGTTGTCCCGGCGCCGCGGGCTACCGGTGTCGTCGACCTCGCTCGCCTTCGCCCGTGCCGCCGACGATCTTGACCTGCGCCGTGTCGCCGTCGCGGCCTCGTACCCCGATGACGTGGCCCGGCTGTTCGTCGATTTCCTCGGTCAGGCAGGGATCTCGGTGGCCGGCTTCGGCGTCTCCGACATCCTCCACGCGTCCGACGTCGGCCACCTCACGCCCGATCAGGTGATCGAGTTGACCCGCGCCGCGGATCTCGACGAGGCCGACGCGATCCTTGTGCCCGATACGGCCATGCACACCCTCGCCCTCGTCGACGACCTGGAAGCCGCCGTCGGCAAACCGGTGCTGACAGCCAACCAGGTCACCGTCTGGGAAGGCCTGCGGCTGCTCGACGCGCCACGATCCGCATCCGGCCTCGGGCGGTTGTTCGCCGGCTCGGAGGACCTCCCCACCGGACCCACCCCGAGGTCGTAG
- a CDS encoding M20 family metallopeptidase, producing MPERHLGPEVSPLGLAPPSAATAAEAAVLDLIGTEEITSLAAALVVAPGENPPGQEQATVEVLARACDQRGLDHEIDPVRPGRPNLRARLAGGDGPGLLFLGHSDVVPAGDGWSMHPHRGLVRDGRLYGRGSADMKGGLAAMLVALGAMRRAGVPLRGPVELAVTIDEEDAALGVRHYLTSGHGRGFAGCVVGEPTGLQTVIAARGDAYLEIKITGRAAHAGSPDEGTNAIYGAAEIIDDLRCWHAELAGSGHPLTGPATVSVGTISGGTGPSIVPAECRLIADRRLLPTETGPMVLDQLRRRIGRLDLPDDLRIETELILDMPGFETANDSTIATVVHDSCIAAGAPELPPGGWSAACDGGFLARDAGLDVVVFGPGSVTEQAHQADESVPIRDLLTAARGYALIIQRTLGIS from the coding sequence ATGCCTGAGCGGCACCTCGGGCCTGAGGTGAGCCCGTTGGGCCTCGCGCCGCCGAGTGCCGCAACGGCGGCGGAGGCCGCAGTACTGGACTTGATCGGCACCGAGGAGATCACGTCGCTGGCGGCCGCTCTGGTGGTGGCTCCGGGGGAGAATCCGCCCGGCCAGGAACAGGCAACCGTCGAGGTGCTGGCCCGGGCCTGCGACCAGCGGGGACTCGATCACGAGATCGACCCGGTCCGGCCGGGCCGGCCCAACCTGCGGGCCCGGCTCGCCGGCGGTGACGGTCCAGGATTGCTGTTCCTGGGGCATTCCGATGTGGTTCCGGCCGGTGACGGCTGGTCGATGCATCCTCATCGTGGCCTCGTTCGCGACGGACGCCTGTACGGGCGCGGCTCGGCCGACATGAAAGGCGGCTTGGCCGCGATGCTGGTCGCGCTGGGTGCGATGCGCCGGGCCGGGGTGCCGCTACGAGGACCCGTGGAGCTGGCGGTCACCATCGACGAGGAGGATGCCGCGCTGGGGGTGCGCCACTACCTCACGAGCGGCCATGGCCGAGGCTTCGCCGGCTGCGTGGTCGGCGAGCCGACCGGGCTGCAGACCGTGATCGCTGCCCGTGGCGACGCGTACCTGGAGATCAAGATCACCGGTCGGGCCGCCCACGCCGGCTCTCCTGACGAAGGAACCAACGCGATCTACGGTGCGGCCGAAATCATCGACGATCTTCGTTGCTGGCATGCAGAGTTGGCCGGCAGCGGTCATCCGCTGACCGGTCCGGCCACGGTCAGTGTGGGGACGATCAGTGGCGGCACCGGGCCGTCGATCGTGCCGGCAGAGTGCCGGCTGATCGCCGATCGGCGGCTGCTGCCGACGGAGACCGGGCCGATGGTTCTTGATCAACTTCGCCGCCGAATCGGCCGCCTGGACCTGCCCGACGATCTGCGGATCGAGACGGAGTTGATCTTGGACATGCCCGGGTTCGAGACGGCGAACGACAGCACGATCGCAACCGTGGTTCATGATTCCTGCATCGCTGCCGGAGCGCCCGAGCTGCCGCCCGGCGGTTGGTCGGCTGCCTGCGACGGCGGCTTCCTGGCCCGCGACGCCGGATTGGACGTGGTGGTGTTCGGGCCCGGGTCGGTGACCGAACAGGCGCATCAGGCCGACGAGTCGGTGCCGATCCGGGACCTGTTGACCGCGGCGCGCGGCTACGCGCTGATCATCCAACGTACGTTGGGCATTTCATGA
- a CDS encoding aminotransferase-like domain-containing protein: protein MSKSLLAKRATQLLGSVIDSSTSLLQKQSHDIVRFAMGSPAAEAIPDFEPLAAKVLGAEAFDYAATEGDPGLRDALLEMLDGTSDRTVPERLTITAGGMQGLDIFGKLFIDPGDLVIVESPTYTNGSATALSYGAELAEVGVDADGMIIDELIEVVDRAGRAPKAIYVIPSFQNPSGTTLSLERRQRLIELARRWGSMIIDDDPYGLLRFGGDDIGSLRSLSDGDPLVFAVRTFSKIIAPGLRVGWVDTAPQHQQLIINAKQAMDTCTNLPGQRLVAAFLAEGGLDQHLRTQRERYRERRTAMQTALADQFGSRATWTDPDGGFFLWVTIPGVDTQRLFAAALAEGVAYIPGPAFSPTGRYPDALRLCFASTPPDRIVEGVARLRRALDA from the coding sequence ATGAGCAAATCCCTGCTGGCAAAGAGGGCAACCCAACTGCTGGGGTCGGTGATCGACTCATCGACCTCGCTGCTGCAGAAGCAATCCCACGACATCGTCCGGTTCGCGATGGGCAGCCCCGCTGCCGAGGCGATCCCGGATTTCGAACCGCTGGCGGCCAAGGTGCTGGGTGCTGAGGCTTTCGACTATGCCGCCACCGAAGGTGATCCGGGACTGCGCGATGCGCTGTTGGAGATGCTGGACGGCACCTCGGATCGGACCGTCCCCGAACGGCTGACCATCACCGCCGGCGGCATGCAGGGCCTGGACATCTTCGGCAAGCTGTTCATCGATCCGGGTGACCTGGTGATCGTGGAGTCGCCGACCTACACCAACGGCAGCGCGACCGCACTGTCCTACGGCGCCGAGCTGGCCGAGGTCGGAGTCGATGCCGACGGCATGATCATCGACGAGTTGATCGAGGTCGTCGACCGGGCCGGTCGAGCGCCGAAGGCGATCTACGTCATCCCCAGCTTTCAGAATCCTTCCGGCACCACACTGAGCCTGGAACGCCGGCAGCGGTTGATCGAGTTGGCCCGCCGTTGGGGTTCGATGATCATCGACGACGATCCGTACGGTCTGCTCCGGTTCGGCGGTGACGACATCGGTTCGCTGCGATCCCTGTCCGACGGTGATCCGCTGGTGTTCGCGGTGCGCACCTTCTCCAAGATCATCGCTCCCGGGCTGCGGGTGGGTTGGGTGGACACCGCTCCGCAGCATCAGCAGTTGATCATCAACGCCAAACAGGCGATGGACACCTGCACCAATCTGCCGGGACAGCGGCTGGTGGCCGCCTTCCTGGCCGAAGGTGGTCTTGATCAACATCTGCGCACGCAGCGGGAACGTTATCGCGAACGCAGGACGGCCATGCAGACGGCATTGGCCGACCAATTCGGGTCGCGGGCGACCTGGACCGATCCCGACGGCGGATTCTTCTTGTGGGTAACGATTCCCGGGGTCGACACCCAGCGGCTGTTCGCCGCTGCGTTGGCCGAGGGCGTCGCGTACATCCCCGGTCCTGCGTTCTCGCCGACCGGCCGCTACCCGGATGCGCTGCGGTTGTGTTTCGCCTCGACGCCGCCGGACCGGATCGTCGAGGGCGTGGCCAGGCTGCGTCGAGCGCTCGATGCCTGA
- a CDS encoding M24 family metallopeptidase — protein sequence MTAAMPSVAEYRDRVQRVQAAMATRSLAALVVADPANIYYLVGYDAWSFYTPQCLIVPAVGDPHFFARTMDAAGARFGADLGPERVHGYPEELVHRPDRHPYQWICQRAKEIGLLPDDGQIAVEADAHFFSVRGYLALAELCGADRLIDSAELINWVRVIKSDYEQDQLRRAGRICSVAMATALDVIEPGVRQCDAVAAISSAQIAGVDDQGGDYPAIVPLLPTGAGAGVPHLTWTGDRFVGGEVTTIELTGVSRRYHAPLARTVMLGRPPRRLSLVAGVVGDGMAAVLELIKPGVTADEVHAAFDAVLARHQLIKESRLGYSIGIGYPPDWGERTISLRTGDQTQLRSKMAFHVIAGMWADGWGYELSESILVTDAGAERLTDVDQVLRVKGR from the coding sequence ATGACTGCGGCGATGCCGTCGGTGGCCGAGTATCGCGACCGCGTGCAGCGAGTGCAGGCGGCGATGGCGACCCGGTCGCTGGCCGCGCTGGTGGTCGCCGATCCGGCCAACATCTATTACCTGGTCGGCTATGACGCATGGAGTTTCTACACGCCGCAATGCCTCATCGTGCCCGCTGTGGGTGATCCGCACTTCTTCGCCCGCACCATGGATGCGGCCGGCGCGCGCTTCGGGGCTGATCTTGGTCCCGAACGCGTACACGGCTATCCGGAGGAGCTGGTGCACCGACCTGATCGGCATCCCTATCAATGGATCTGCCAACGAGCCAAGGAGATCGGGCTGTTGCCCGACGACGGCCAGATCGCCGTCGAGGCGGACGCGCACTTCTTCTCGGTACGGGGTTACCTCGCGCTGGCCGAGCTGTGCGGCGCGGACCGGCTGATCGACAGCGCGGAGTTGATCAACTGGGTGCGGGTGATCAAGTCCGACTACGAGCAAGATCAACTGCGTCGCGCCGGCCGGATCTGTTCGGTTGCGATGGCCACCGCACTGGACGTGATCGAGCCGGGAGTCCGGCAGTGCGACGCGGTGGCAGCGATCTCCTCGGCCCAGATCGCCGGTGTCGATGATCAGGGTGGTGACTATCCGGCGATCGTGCCGTTGCTGCCGACCGGTGCCGGGGCCGGCGTACCGCACCTGACCTGGACCGGTGATCGGTTCGTCGGCGGCGAGGTAACCACGATCGAGTTGACCGGCGTCTCCCGGCGTTATCACGCACCGCTGGCCCGAACGGTGATGCTCGGCCGTCCGCCGCGGCGACTGTCCCTGGTGGCCGGCGTCGTCGGCGACGGGATGGCCGCCGTGCTGGAATTGATCAAGCCCGGGGTGACAGCGGACGAGGTGCATGCCGCCTTCGACGCGGTGCTGGCCCGGCACCAGTTGATCAAGGAATCGCGGCTGGGTTACTCGATCGGCATCGGCTACCCGCCGGACTGGGGCGAGCGAACGATCAGCCTGCGGACCGGTGATCAGACCCAGCTGCGGTCCAAGATGGCGTTCCACGTGATCGCCGGGATGTGGGCCGACGGTTGGGGGTACGAGCTGAGCGAGTCGATCTTGGTCACCGATGCCGGCGCCGAGCGACTCACCGACGTTGATCAAGTGTTGCGAGTGAAAGGACGGTGA
- a CDS encoding maleate cis-trans isomerase family protein, which yields MYVEGSRLAVGIVVPHDMALDRELWRWAPDDVSLLFTRTPYSPLEVTTELVIDLSDPEMIGRTATDLVSAEPLAYAYGCTSGSFINGVAGEHAIVDAITTTTGRPSITTSGALVTAIRELGLRRVAVANPYRLDISIAFERYLDEVGIAVAGSRNLDLRHDIWHVGYPVTRELLLSADSPDADGIVVCCTNLATYDLIAEVEATIGKPVISSNQATVWALLRLVGAPAIGPGQRLLRTPIGAAR from the coding sequence ATGTACGTGGAGGGGAGCCGGTTGGCCGTGGGGATCGTGGTCCCGCACGACATGGCCCTGGACCGGGAGTTGTGGCGCTGGGCCCCCGACGACGTCAGCCTGCTGTTCACCAGGACGCCCTATTCACCGCTGGAGGTGACGACCGAGTTGGTCATTGATCTGAGTGATCCGGAGATGATCGGCCGGACCGCCACCGATCTGGTCAGTGCGGAGCCGCTGGCCTACGCGTACGGCTGCACGTCCGGCAGCTTCATCAACGGTGTCGCGGGCGAGCATGCGATCGTCGACGCGATCACCACGACGACCGGCCGACCGTCGATCACCACCAGCGGTGCGCTGGTCACGGCCATCCGCGAGCTGGGACTGCGCCGCGTCGCGGTCGCCAACCCGTACCGGTTGGACATCTCGATCGCCTTCGAGCGCTATCTGGACGAGGTCGGCATCGCGGTCGCCGGTTCGCGCAACCTCGATCTGCGCCATGACATCTGGCACGTCGGCTATCCGGTGACCCGGGAGTTGCTGCTGTCCGCCGACAGCCCCGACGCCGACGGCATCGTCGTCTGCTGCACGAACCTGGCCACCTATGACCTGATCGCCGAGGTGGAGGCCACCATCGGCAAGCCGGTGATCAGCTCCAATCAGGCCACCGTCTGGGCCCTGCTGAGACTGGTCGGCGCACCGGCGATCGGCCCGGGACAGCGGCTGCTGCGGACGCCCATCGGGGCCGCCCGATGA